The Syntrophorhabdaceae bacterium genome segment ACACGGAAAAGCTCGCGGTAATGGATGCCTTTCTGCCAGGTGTTGCCGGATGGGAGGATGTCTACAACAACCCTGCTATATGGCACTTTCGCTTCAACGGCCCAACGCCCGAAGCACTGGTGCGCGGCCGCGAACGAATCTACTTCGAACACTTCTGGAACGACTTCGCGGCAGATAAGAACCGCTCGCTCTCTGAGGCCGATCGCGTGGCGTATACTGCGGCTTATGCGCGTCCAGGACGTATGCGCGCCGGCTGGGCCTATTTCGTCTCCTTTCGGCAGGCGGCCAGGGATTTCACGGAATTCTCTAAAGATAAACTCACCATGCCGGCCCTTGCGATCGGCGGCGAAAGGGCAAACGGAAATTTGCTGGGAGAACAAATGAAGCTCGTCGCTGTACACGCCACCATGGTCGTGCTCAAGGACACGGGACACTGGGTGCTGGAGGAAAGGCCGAAAGAGACGGCCGAGGCACTTGTGAAGTTTCTGTGACGAACGATCATGTGCATCCCGCTTGAAACTGTTTAAGGCTAAGATGCGTGTATGTTTTGTGCCTGTCTCCACTCCACCCGCGGCCCTTAAGCTATGACGCTTTAAGTCCGCGGTTATTGCAAATGAATATACGTTGACTATCCGCAGCGCATAGCGCAGCTTCTCATTTGGACATCTCCATTACTGTGCCTTTCTACTGCGAGCCGCGGGAGTTATGGAGGGGCGTTGAGAGGTGGCCTTCTTCCTGTAAAGCGGTCGCCTGGCTTTTTTGCTAAAGCACAATATTACAATTAACTATCAGCACCGGTATTATCCCGAATAATTTTCTTGTATCGTTTCGGTTCCAATGTAATAATTCACAAAGTACATAGTGACCTGACAACGGATTAAGTGAGCCGAAGCGGGAAGAGAAATACTCAGCTATCCGGATATCACGCCAAGAATGACGGGCTATCCGGTAGACGCACGAAAAATTCACGTGGGTAATAGCTAGTGAGGAGGAATGCAATGATCAACCGTGTCACAAAGTGGGCGACAATTATTTGTTTTTTGATCCTTGTATCAATGCCTGTTTCTACCATGGCTGCCGATGTTCTCGGCAAGAAGCCAAATCATGTATCGGGTGGTCCAAGTTCAGTTTACAATGAGCAAGCCATCACGAAGTTGATATGGGCTCCCGGAATCGATGACGGATATGTGCCGCAAGGGCTGACAGTGGCGGAAGGTTCTGTCCTGGTTTCCGGGTACAAGAGCACAGACCCAAAAATCGGTCGAGGACCTTGTCGCGTTTTTAGGGTGGACGTCAAAACGGGCGAATACATCGGTCAATTTGATTTACCCGAAGACTTTGGACATGCCGGTGGGTTGGTCTACGTCGGAAAAGGTGTTCTGATCGCTGGCGATACGAGACGACTGTATAAGATTGATATAAACAAGGCTTTCCTGGAAGGCGATACGAAAAATGCCGTTCTAGGTGTCGTCAAACTCGGAGGTGAGCTGAAAGCCTCCTTTGTCGACTTTGATGGAACGTTGATCTTTGTAGGCTCATCTGAAAAGGATTCGAGCAAAGCGAAAGGATTTTTCTTACC includes the following:
- a CDS encoding alpha/beta hydrolase, translating into MTAERTNPTDVISSRTENVGGAALHYLSAGQGPAVVLLHGYTQTSRMWKPLIPILAERFTVVVPDLPGIGDSEVPTDGLDMKTAAIRIHALIKALGIDKARVVGHDIGLMVAYAYAAQFPKDTEKLAVMDAFLPGVAGWEDVYNNPAIWHFRFNGPTPEALVRGRERIYFEHFWNDFAADKNRSLSEADRVAYTAAYARPGRMRAGWAYFVSFRQAARDFTEFSKDKLTMPALAIGGERANGNLLGEQMKLVAVHATMVVLKDTGHWVLEERPKETAEALVKFL